One Streptomyces sp. P9-A2 DNA window includes the following coding sequences:
- a CDS encoding DUF4307 domain-containing protein produces MSTASTRPPEGRYGRSSDERADRVLKITGAALAVVMLALFGWFGYHYVVKNEISGELIGFDTSKTAVQVRLEVHKDAGVEGYCTVRSQAADGAEVGRADFRFGGDDTRIDKVVTLRTTSPGSSAELIGCHAD; encoded by the coding sequence ATGAGTACGGCGAGCACGCGACCGCCCGAGGGCCGTTACGGCCGCTCTTCGGACGAACGTGCCGACCGCGTTCTCAAGATCACCGGCGCGGCCCTGGCCGTGGTCATGCTCGCCCTGTTCGGCTGGTTCGGCTACCACTACGTCGTCAAGAACGAGATCAGCGGTGAGCTGATCGGCTTCGACACCTCGAAGACCGCGGTGCAGGTGCGCCTGGAGGTGCACAAGGACGCCGGGGTCGAGGGCTACTGCACGGTGCGGTCCCAGGCCGCGGACGGCGCCGAGGTGGGCCGCGCCGACTTCCGCTTCGGCGGGGACGACACCCGCATCGACAAGGTCGTCACGCTCCGCACGACCTCTCCGGGCTCCTCGGCCGAGCTCAT